In Mycobacterium stomatepiae, the following are encoded in one genomic region:
- a CDS encoding isochorismate synthase encodes MSSVEPPFALCGPRGTLVGEGVRAHYHDMGAAQTALISGSTPIVLGALPFDVERPAALLVPETVYRSDGPPDWPMDPLPGVHVAAAIPAPADYRARISRARDELRAPDTSLSKVVLARALQLTADDALDARVLLRRLIANDPAAYCYLTDLTPAGADYAGAVLVGASPELLVARSGDRVSCQPFAGSAPRAVDPQRDAANGAALAASAKDRHEHQLVIDTMRAALEPLCDELTIAPEPQLSRTAAVWHLCTPISGRLRDKSTTAIDLALALHPTPAVGGVPAKAASELIAELEGDRGFYAGAVGWCDADGDGYWVVSIRCAQLSADRRTALARAGGGIVAESDPDAEVEETTTKFATILNALGVEQ; translated from the coding sequence GTGAGCTCGGTCGAACCGCCTTTCGCATTGTGCGGCCCGCGAGGCACCCTGGTTGGCGAAGGGGTGCGGGCGCACTACCACGACATGGGCGCCGCGCAGACCGCGCTGATTTCGGGATCGACACCAATAGTATTGGGCGCGTTGCCTTTCGACGTGGAGAGACCGGCCGCACTGTTGGTGCCGGAGACGGTATACCGCAGCGACGGCCCACCGGATTGGCCGATGGACCCGCTGCCCGGTGTGCACGTCGCCGCGGCCATCCCGGCCCCCGCCGACTACCGCGCCCGGATCAGCCGCGCCCGAGACGAGCTGCGGGCACCGGACACCTCGCTGAGCAAGGTGGTGCTGGCCCGCGCTTTGCAGCTGACCGCCGACGACGCGCTGGACGCCCGCGTCCTCCTGCGCCGGCTCATAGCCAACGATCCGGCGGCCTACTGCTATCTGACCGACCTCACCCCGGCGGGCGCGGACTACGCGGGCGCGGTCCTCGTCGGCGCAAGCCCCGAGCTGCTGGTCGCCCGCTCCGGCGACCGGGTGAGCTGCCAGCCGTTCGCCGGTTCGGCACCCCGCGCCGTCGACCCGCAGCGCGACGCCGCCAACGGCGCCGCGCTGGCCGCGTCCGCCAAGGACCGCCATGAGCATCAGCTGGTCATCGACACGATGCGGGCGGCGCTGGAACCGCTGTGCGACGAGCTGACCATCGCGCCCGAGCCGCAGCTGAGCCGCACCGCCGCGGTATGGCATCTGTGCACACCGATCAGCGGCCGGCTGCGCGATAAGTCAACCACCGCAATCGATTTGGCGTTGGCACTGCATCCCACCCCGGCGGTCGGAGGGGTGCCGGCCAAGGCCGCGTCCGAGTTGATCGCCGAACTCGAAGGTGACCGCGGCTTCTACGCGGGGGCGGTGGGCTGGTGCGACGCCGACGGCGACGGCTATTGGGTGGTGTCCATCCGCTGTGCGCAGCTGTCGGCGGATCGCCGCACCGCGCTGGCCCGCGCCGGCGGCGGCATTGTCGCCGAATCGGATCCCGACGCCGAAGTAGAGGAAACCACAACGAAATTCGCCACGATACTTAACGCGCTGGGAGTTGAGCAGTGA
- a CDS encoding acid phosphatase, which translates to MGLHNHRLVLLRHGETEWSKSGQHTGRTDIELTDSGRLQAELAAHVLRELKLVDPLVISSPRIRALITAKLAGLTVDEVTELLAEWDYGSYEGLTTEQIRETVPDWLVWTHGCPGGESVAQVSARADRAVALALEHMASRDVVFVGHSHFSRSVITRWVELPLVEGSRFWMLAGSIAVCGFEHGLRQLAALGLTGVPQAIAPG; encoded by the coding sequence ATGGGCTTGCACAACCATCGACTTGTATTGCTGCGCCATGGCGAGACCGAGTGGTCGAAATCCGGCCAGCACACCGGCCGCACCGACATCGAACTTACCGATTCCGGCCGGCTCCAGGCCGAGCTTGCCGCGCACGTCCTGCGTGAACTGAAACTCGTCGACCCATTGGTGATTAGCAGCCCGCGAATTCGTGCGCTGATCACCGCCAAGCTGGCCGGGCTCACCGTCGACGAGGTAACCGAACTGCTCGCCGAATGGGATTACGGCTCCTACGAGGGGCTGACGACCGAACAGATCCGGGAAACGGTGCCAGATTGGCTGGTGTGGACGCATGGTTGTCCCGGCGGCGAGAGCGTGGCGCAGGTCAGCGCCCGCGCTGACCGGGCCGTCGCACTGGCTTTAGAGCACATGGCCTCGCGCGACGTAGTTTTCGTGGGCCACAGCCACTTTTCCCGTTCGGTCATCACCCGCTGGGTCGAGCTGCCGCTCGTCGAGGGCAGCCGCTTCTGGATGCTGGCCGGCTCGATCGCCGTATGCGGATTCGAGCATGGCCTGCGACAGCTCGCCGCCCTCGGACTGACCGGTGTCCCGCAGGCGATCGCACCCGGGTGA
- the whiB1 gene encoding transcriptional regulator WhiB1, translating to MDWRHKAVCRDEDPELFFPVGNSGPALAQIADAKLVCNRCAVTTECLGWALNTGQDSGVWGGMSEDERRALKRRNARTKARSGV from the coding sequence ATGGATTGGCGCCACAAGGCGGTGTGTCGCGACGAGGACCCGGAGCTGTTCTTCCCGGTAGGGAATAGCGGCCCGGCGCTCGCGCAGATCGCTGACGCGAAACTGGTCTGCAATCGGTGCGCGGTGACCACGGAGTGCCTCGGATGGGCACTGAACACCGGTCAGGACTCCGGCGTGTGGGGCGGTATGAGCGAAGACGAGCGGCGCGCGCTCAAGCGCCGCAACGCCCGGACGAAGGCCCGCAGCGGAGTCTGA
- a CDS encoding diacylglycerol/lipid kinase family protein — translation MRAVLIVNPAATSTTPAGRDLLAHALKSRLELTVEHTNHRGQGTELGRAAAESGVDLVVVHGGDGSVSGVVNGILGPPGAARPAHVPAVAVVPGGSANVLARSLGISRDPVAATNQLIQLIDDYRRHQTWRRISLIDCGEQYAVINAGMGVDAEVVAAVEAQRNKGVKVTPLRYWRVAVPATIRYSRRAPDMTLEIPGRDPVSGVQFAWVSNTTPWTYSNSRPMVTNPGCSFESGLGVFAVTSLKVIPTLRLLRQILAKNPKPEAKQLVRDDDTPCLRITSTGEPVASQYDGEYLGLRDSMTFRAVRDALPVAAPPQSKPS, via the coding sequence ATGCGAGCCGTGCTGATCGTGAACCCCGCAGCCACGTCCACCACGCCCGCCGGCCGCGATCTGCTGGCCCATGCGCTCAAGAGCCGTCTCGAGCTCACCGTCGAGCACACCAACCACCGCGGTCAAGGCACCGAACTCGGCCGCGCGGCCGCCGAGAGCGGGGTGGACCTAGTCGTCGTGCATGGCGGCGACGGCTCGGTCAGCGGGGTCGTCAACGGCATCCTGGGCCCTCCCGGCGCGGCGCGGCCCGCGCACGTCCCGGCGGTCGCGGTGGTGCCCGGCGGTTCGGCCAATGTGCTGGCCAGGTCGCTGGGCATCTCCCGGGACCCCGTCGCCGCGACCAACCAGCTGATCCAGCTGATCGACGACTACCGGCGCCACCAGACCTGGCGACGCATCAGCCTGATCGACTGCGGCGAGCAGTACGCCGTGATCAACGCGGGGATGGGCGTCGATGCCGAGGTGGTCGCCGCGGTGGAGGCCCAGCGCAACAAGGGTGTCAAGGTCACGCCGTTGCGCTATTGGCGGGTGGCGGTACCCGCCACGATTCGCTACAGCCGCCGCGCGCCGGACATGACGCTGGAAATACCCGGCCGCGATCCCGTCTCGGGCGTGCAATTCGCCTGGGTCTCCAACACGACGCCGTGGACCTACAGCAACAGCCGGCCAATGGTGACGAACCCGGGCTGCAGCTTCGAGTCGGGCCTTGGCGTGTTCGCCGTCACGAGTTTGAAGGTGATTCCCACGCTTCGATTACTGCGCCAGATTCTGGCGAAGAACCCGAAACCCGAAGCCAAACAACTTGTCCGCGATGACGACACACCTTGCCTGCGAATCACGTCCACCGGGGAGCCGGTCGCCAGCCAGTACGACGGGGAATACCTCGGCCTGCGCGACTCGATGACGTTCCGGGCGGTGCGCGATGCGCTTCCCGTGGCGGCGCCGCCGCAAAGCAAACCGTCCTGA
- a CDS encoding GNAT family N-acetyltransferase, producing the protein MSENIRRAKPEDAAAITDMIHALAEFEHAADECTVTEKQIFTALFGDSPIAYGHVAEVDGEIAAMALWFVNFSTWDGVGGIYLEDLFVRPEFRRRGLARALLSTLAAECVDNGYTRLSWAVLNWNADAIALYDEIGGQPQREWTTYRLSGPLLSKLAGPR; encoded by the coding sequence GTGAGCGAAAACATCCGTCGTGCCAAACCCGAAGACGCCGCGGCTATTACCGACATGATCCATGCGCTGGCCGAATTCGAACACGCCGCCGACGAATGCACCGTCACCGAAAAGCAAATTTTCACAGCGCTTTTCGGTGATTCGCCGATCGCATACGGACACGTCGCCGAAGTCGACGGTGAGATCGCGGCGATGGCGCTGTGGTTCGTCAACTTTTCCACTTGGGACGGCGTCGGCGGCATCTACCTCGAAGACCTGTTCGTACGCCCCGAATTTCGCCGCCGCGGCCTGGCCCGCGCACTGTTGTCGACCCTGGCGGCCGAATGCGTCGACAACGGCTACACGCGGTTGTCGTGGGCGGTGCTGAACTGGAACGCCGACGCGATCGCGCTGTACGACGAGATCGGCGGCCAACCGCAACGAGAGTGGACGACCTACCGGCTGTCCGGGCCGCTGCTGTCCAAGCTGGCCGGCCCGCGCTGA
- a CDS encoding ParA family protein, whose product MSEARVLAVANQKGGVAKTTTVASLGAAMVEKGRRVLLVDLDPQGCLTFSLGQDPDKLPVSVHEVLLGEVEPSAALVTTMEGMTLLPANIDLAGAEAMLLMRAGREYALKRALAKVADQFDVIVIDCPPSLGVLTLNGLTAADEVIVPLQCETLAHRGVGQFLRTVADVQQITNPKLRLLGALPTLYDSRTTHTRDVLLDVADRYDLPVLAPPIPRTVRFAEASASGSSVMAGRKNKGAVAYATLAQALLKHWKSGKPLPTFAVEA is encoded by the coding sequence GTGAGTGAAGCGCGGGTACTGGCGGTGGCTAACCAGAAGGGTGGAGTCGCCAAGACGACGACGGTTGCCTCGCTGGGCGCGGCGATGGTGGAAAAAGGACGACGGGTGCTGCTCGTCGATCTCGATCCGCAGGGGTGCCTGACGTTCTCGCTCGGTCAAGATCCCGACAAGTTGCCGGTGTCGGTGCATGAGGTGCTGCTCGGTGAGGTCGAGCCGAGTGCGGCGTTGGTCACCACGATGGAGGGAATGACGCTGCTGCCGGCCAACATTGACTTGGCGGGTGCCGAGGCGATGCTGCTGATGCGGGCCGGCCGTGAGTACGCGCTCAAGCGCGCACTGGCCAAAGTCGCCGACCAATTCGACGTGATCGTCATCGATTGCCCGCCGTCGCTGGGGGTGCTCACCCTGAACGGGCTGACGGCCGCCGACGAGGTGATCGTGCCGCTACAGTGCGAGACGCTGGCCCACCGCGGCGTCGGTCAATTCCTGCGCACCGTCGCCGATGTCCAGCAGATCACCAACCCGAAGCTGCGGTTGCTGGGCGCGTTGCCGACGTTGTACGACTCGCGGACCACCCACACCCGCGATGTGCTGCTCGATGTCGCGGACCGCTACGACCTGCCGGTGCTGGCACCGCCGATCCCACGCACGGTGCGCTTCGCCGAGGCCAGCGCGTCCGGTTCGTCGGTGATGGCCGGGCGCAAGAACAAGGGCGCGGTGGCGTACGCCACGCTGGCGCAGGCGTTGCTCAAGCACTGGAAGTCCGGAAAACCGCTGCCGACGTTCGCCGTCGAGGCATAG
- a CDS encoding Rv3212 family protein, translated as MVKPERRTKGDLLAAAAIAVVVAITASLIWWTSDARATISRPAATPAPNPTVARQVPTSLKQLWSAASAATTAPVIVAGTVTTADGREVDGRDAGTGQTRWSYSRDTDLCGLSWVYHFAVAVYRDDRGCGQVSTIDGSTGRRGPARSSYADPQVRLSSDGTTVLSVGDTRLELWRSDMVRMLAYGETDARVKPSSRGLHSGCKLYSGAASSLQVSVLESCANQADLRLALLRPGKEDDEPSQHLVAEPGIGMNSGARVLTVYQSNTAVYLPTPQPRVDVVDEMGSTVASALLPKAPTNSAVSQAGNLMTWWTGESVLVFDASTLNLRYTIAAGGTTVPLGPGTMMAGKLLIPVTGAIGVYDPTTGANERYIPVNRAPSNRAVVPAVSGSHVFEQRGDTVVALG; from the coding sequence ATGGTCAAACCCGAACGCCGAACCAAGGGCGATCTGTTGGCCGCCGCGGCGATCGCGGTCGTCGTCGCCATCACCGCGTCGCTGATCTGGTGGACCAGCGACGCTCGGGCCACGATCAGCCGACCCGCCGCGACGCCGGCGCCCAACCCCACGGTGGCCCGGCAGGTGCCGACCAGCCTCAAGCAGCTGTGGAGCGCGGCCAGCGCCGCCACCACGGCACCGGTGATCGTGGCCGGGACGGTCACCACCGCCGACGGCCGCGAGGTCGACGGGCGCGACGCCGGCACCGGCCAGACGCGCTGGAGCTACTCCCGCGACACCGACCTGTGCGGCCTGTCGTGGGTCTACCACTTCGCGGTCGCGGTCTATCGCGACGACCGCGGTTGCGGCCAGGTCAGCACCATCGACGGGTCCACCGGTCGCCGCGGGCCCGCCCGCAGCAGCTACGCCGACCCGCAGGTCCGCCTGTCCTCCGACGGCACGACGGTGTTGTCGGTCGGCGATACGCGGCTGGAACTATGGCGTTCGGACATGGTCCGGATGCTTGCCTACGGCGAGACCGACGCCCGGGTGAAACCGTCGTCGCGGGGACTGCACTCCGGATGCAAGCTGTACTCGGGGGCGGCCAGCTCGCTGCAGGTTTCGGTGCTGGAGAGCTGCGCCAACCAGGCCGATTTGCGGCTCGCGCTGTTGCGTCCCGGCAAGGAAGACGACGAGCCTTCGCAGCACCTCGTCGCCGAGCCCGGCATCGGGATGAACTCGGGTGCTCGTGTGTTGACCGTCTACCAAAGCAATACGGCCGTTTATCTGCCGACACCGCAGCCCCGAGTCGACGTGGTCGATGAAATGGGCAGCACGGTGGCCAGCGCGCTGCTGCCCAAGGCGCCGACGAATTCGGCGGTGTCGCAAGCCGGCAACCTGATGACGTGGTGGACGGGCGAGTCCGTTCTGGTGTTCGACGCGAGCACGCTGAACCTGCGCTACACGATCGCGGCGGGCGGCACGACGGTCCCGTTGGGACCCGGCACCATGATGGCGGGCAAGCTGCTCATTCCGGTCACCGGCGCGATCGGCGTCTATGACCCGACGACCGGGGCCAACGAGCGCTACATTCCGGTGAACCGGGCGCCGAGCAACCGCGCGGTCGTCCCGGCCGTGTCGGGCTCGCACGTGTTCGAGCAGCGCGGCGACACCGTGGTGGCGTTGGGCTGA